The Spiroplasma endosymbiont of Atherix ibis nucleotide sequence CTGAGTAATATCTTTTTTATATTCTTCTGGTTTCTTCTCAGATTTTGTACCACACGCAACAACACTAACAGTTGATGAAGCAATAACCCCTACTGTTGCCAATACACTTAATAACTTTTTCATATTTTCCTCCTTTTTTAAGACTTTTATAAAACAAACAAATAATTCAAGTTGATATGTATGATTGTAAAAAAAAAAAAAAAAGTCAATGCTTTAAACCCGGAAAAATAAATTACCTTCCCCGAAGGTTCCCCCATTTTAGGAGACACTTTTATATAATAATAGAAAGGAAAAAATATATGGCTAAAAAAGGACAAAAGTTTAGAAAATGAACTCAAGAAGAAAAAGAAAAAATTATTGAATTAAGTTTGAATTGCTATTCTCTAAAAGAAATAGCATTAAAATTTAACTCAACTACTGGATCAATTGGAACAATAATTAACAAATATAAAAATGCAAAGATAAGTGAAGCAAAACCTCGCTTGCCTTATAAAATAGATTACAGCATATCTAAAAAGGCAAATGATTTGTTTATAGGAGTTCTATTCTACTATAATAAAGAATTAATTAAGGAGAATAATATTTTAAAAAAGCAATGAGCCTCCAAGGGCGAAACCAAAAAGAAATAATTCAGGAATTATTAATAAATATGAAATATAATCGAACAATAATTTGCAAAATTTTAAATATCAATAGAACATCAACATATAAAGAAAATAAAACTTTAATGAATTTCCTCAATGATACAAGAATTATGAATTTAGTGATTTCAGAAATTGAAAAAAATAATTTTCTTAGTGCTTATAGTGCTAAAAGATGATCTTTATATTTTAAATTGAATTATATTGACCATTTTAGGATAAATCACAAAAAATTAGAACGTATATTTAAAAAATTTAATCATATTGCATATTATATTAAGAAACAAACTAAACATGAAATTAAAAAATATAAAGAAACTATTAGAAAAAATTATCTTAAAGAAGCAAAATAAATGGTATTTGAAAACATTTGAACTAGTGAAATAACTCAATTTTCAGTTAAAACAAAAAAAGGTTATATTTGCACAGTTCAAGATAATTTAACTGGAGAAATAATAGGAAAATCTAAAAGAATAGATAATCAAAAGACAGATTTTGTA carries:
- a CDS encoding helix-turn-helix domain-containing protein, with translation MAKKGQKFRKWTQEEKEKIIELSLNCYSLKEIALKFNSTTGSIGTIINKYKNAKISEAKPRLPYKIDYSISKKANDLFIGVLFYYNKELIKENNILKKQWASKGETKKK